Genomic window (Saccharomyces cerevisiae S288C chromosome X, complete sequence):
tttctttctgtATTAGCGTATGGCTGACTAATATTCACTTGGGGTCAACATAACTTACTTTCACATATCATGGTAGCTGTTTTAATTACCATTCTATTAGATGCGCTGTATTCCAAATTACCGTTCTCTCATTGAGCTTCTTCCTTAAAGGTTCTTGCCTCGCTTTCCCACTGGACATGTTCATCAGTAGAAGATGCAGAATTAAAGGCTTTACCCTTAAGAATTTGCTGTGGTTCAGGTCATCATCAACTCGATTTGTTTCAACTGAATCACCAGATGCGAGCGCAATTACGAAACCAGATGGTATTTTCAATTATTCTCTGTTGGAAAACAGAACATACATCAGGATACGAGGACCCGACACAGTGAAATTTCTAAACGGATTAGTTACCTCGAAACTATTACCTCATTTTATTAAGAAAAATCTAACCACTGTAGAAGAGAATGAAGTGCCTACTGAAGAAGGAACGACGAAGGTTGATCCAATTATTCCTGTGCCAGAATTTGATGCACGACTGGGAAATTGGGGACTGTATAACGAAAAAGGTATTCAAGGGCCATATATTTCAAGGTTTGGTTTGTACTCTGCATTTTTAAACGGTAAGGGGAAGTTAATAACAGATACAATTATTTACCCCACTCCTGTGACCGTAAGCgaacaaatttcaaattatcCTGAGTATCTGTTAGAGCTTCACGGGAATGTAGTGGACAAAATTTTGCACGTTTTACAAACTCACAAGTTGGCCAATAAGATTAAATTcgaaaaaattgatcaTTCCTCCTTGAAAACCTGGGATGTTGAGGTTCAATTCCCTAATTTGCCcaaagatattgaaaaccCGTGGTTTGATAATCTACTGGATCCTATGGCTCTACCAAAAAATTCCATAGATGCTAATAATTTTGCTGTTAATGTTTTAAATTCTTTGTTTAACTCAGATCCTAGAATATTGGGTATTTACGTAGAAAGAAGAACTGAGTCAATGTCAAGGCATTACTCCACATTTCCACAATCCTTCAGAGTTGTCACTTCCGAGCAAGTGGATGATCTCTCTAAGCTATTTAACTTTAACGTTTTCGACTTCCCTTTTcaagtaaataaaaaagctTCCGTTCAAGTTAGAGAAATcagatttcaaaaaggtCTTATAGATAGCACTGAGGATTACATATCTGAGACTTTGCTACCTTTGGAACTAaactttgatttttttccaaacaCTATAAGCACAAACAAAGGATGTTATGTAGGACAAGAGCTGACAGCCAGGACATATGCTACAGGCATTCTACGGAAACGTTTGGTCCCAGTTAAGCTGGATAATTATCAACTTTTAGATACAGACCCAGAAAGAAAGTACGCAGAATTCCATATCGACAACGTTGTAGAAAAGAGCCTTGCAGAGAACGAGCCAACCCTCAATCCATTTACCAATAAACCGCCCGAACGAACCAAGAGAAAGCAAAGGCCGGCAGGCTTATTGATTTCTAATGAAGGGCTGTATGGCGTAGCTTTACTTAGAACAGAGCATTTCTCTGCTGCCTTCTCATCTGATGAGCCAGTCGAATTTTACATTACTACAACGAAGGgtgaaaatattaaaataaCACCTCAAAAACCATTCTGGTTTAGCGACTGGAAAAACAATAACGGGCCTCATAAATAGATTTCACGAAAACACCTTGTAAATACTACTTGTGAATATGCAAATAGGAAATAGATATATGCATACAAATAAGAAACAATGAACAGCCTTGAGTTCTCAAATTTGCATATCATTTGTTACGTAATTCCTTATCAAGACCTTTTATACAACAACACCCATATACCCATAATTATTCTTAACCCATACATATTTGTCTcaagtttatttttcagATGAGAATGGCCCTGCATCAGTTTTTTTCCAGAAACTAATTCATGGTAACAAACATTTCGCGCCCTGCTACGGGGAAGGagaattctttttctcccGCCCAGAACGTAAAGCCTTGTTTCTTTCTACCGTACTGGGCCCGTCTAATTCTGCCCCTTTGCTGGGAAATCTCCTTTGCAAGCTCCCCTACCTTCGCCGCAGGCTTAGTGGAGGTCTCACTGAACCCTTCCACCTTGGGCCAACTTCTACGCTCACGTTAGTAGGTAATGGATTATCCACAATGTGCCCATTAGttctaaaatattttgtaCTTTTTATCAATActtaaaatttcattttgaattaaaattactttttattttaattACACTCCTTTCATAATACCAAGAAAAGAGACTAGAAATAACCGACCATTCCAAAGATGTCTGACACCGAAGCTCCAGTTGAAGTTCAAGAAGATTTCGAAgttgttgaagaattcaCCCCAGTCGTCTTGGCTACTCCAATTCCAGAAGAAGTCCAACAAGCTCAAACCGAGATTAAGTTGTTCAACAAATGgtcttttgaagaagttgaagtTAAGGATGCTTCTTTGGTTGACTACGTTCAAGTTAGACAACCAATCTTTGTTGCTCACACCGCTGGTCGTTACGCCAACAAGAGATTCAGAAAGGCTCAATGTCCAATCATTGAAAGATTGACCAACTCCTTGATGATGAACGGTAGAAACAACGGTAAGAAATTAAAGGCTGTTAGAATCATCAAGCACACTTTGGACATCATCAATGTCTTGACTGACCAAAACCCAATCCAAGTTGTTGTTGACGCTATCACCAACACTGGTCCAAGAGAAGACACCACCAGAGTCGGTGGTGGTGGTGCTGCTAGACGTCAAGCTGTCGATGTTTCTCCATTGAGAAGAGTTAACCAAGCTATTGCTTTGTTGACCATTGGTGCCAGAGAAGCTGCTTTCAGAAACATCAAGACCATTGCTGAAACTTTGGCCGAAGAATTGATCAATGCTGCTAAGGGTTCCTCTACTTCTTACGCtatcaagaagaaggatGAATTGGAACGTGTTGCCAAGTCTAACCGTTAAGAAGctaaaaaaagtgaaagattttcaatattacatatgtttttcttattattacttttatcttctttgtACACTCTATTGTTTAAATTTATAACATAATACAATCTTATCTTTtgatgtaaaaaaaaataggactatcaatttttaaataatataTCTTACGCAAATCTATCAAGTAAATATAAATGCTATTGGTTGTACTTCCTCGTGTGTCAGATACTTTAACTGGGTACTATTTACATTGTCTCTAAACGTAACGTTTCCTTGAAATGATCTACACATGTTTCTAAGTCACTCTACATTTGCTGCTGCATTAATGGCGGTTCATTTgctttttaattttagcGTCCACTCCTAAAAACATGCATGCCAGTATTAGATCCGCCGTTATCACCAAGGACCCACTAATGATGTAACATAGCCATAAATAATTATTGTTAGCAAGTATACCCGTGAATATTGGACCAACACACCGAGCAAATGTCTTTCCAATGTTGACCACCCCCATAACTTTGGTTAAATCTCTTGGTTTGATGATATTTGTTAATAGAATTTGCCTTGGTGTAACGTCCATGGCAGTTGTTGCAAAATGcagattcaaaaacaaaatagaTAAGGGCAAGTAATTCTTGGCCATAGGGATGAGAATAGAAAATATCCCTGATGGAATTTGGACCAATAGTGTGGCTCTTACTGGGCCAAAACATCTGGCAATTATTGATGATGGGATGGTGGAAGATGCCATAACCAGTTGCgtgatgaaaaataaagtacCCAACGCCAGAGATCCCATCAAAAATTGCTTACTATAGTAGTAAACCATCCAGCCACTTGTCATAAACCCGGACCCGAGAGAGTCGACCATGAAGATTACtaacaatttcatcaaaaccGAAACGGTCTCCTTAGATAGTTTGTTGGATCTTTCTTCTGGGTGAGTTGCTTGTCTCATTAATGGTGCAGTTTCATCGTTAACGTCCAATGGTTCAGCTGTTTCTTCATTGCAATCTGTATGTTCATAATGCCCGTCCAATTCTGTAGCATCTGATAATAAGAGCATGATGACCATTTTGCAAAAGGCGAAGAAGGCATACAGTAAGAAAACTAATTTATAACATTGCAAATCAGTAGCAGCTAAACCagttcttttcaaaagatctACAAATATACCACAAATTATTGCACCTAGAGCGCTTCCAATTGTTCCAACCAAGGCGTGAATAGCATAAATCTCTGGTCTTGCATTATGAGGACTCAGATGTGCAATCATGGCCTCTTCTATAGATTTGAAAGGCCCGACTTCATCACTTGAAGGCGATATAACACCGAAGATAGCAAATACTAGCAAGAGGGTGAAATTTTCGCTAAAACTGAAAACCAACCCACTTAACAACATCATTGCACAACCATAAACTAGGACTCTTCTTCGGCCCCAGGAATCCGCATACCAAGTAAGAATGTAAGAGCAAATTACATCCCCTGCCAGTGTTAATGACATAAACAGCCCAATTTTATCCTCTGTCATATTGATGGCATTTAAAAAAAGCGTCAAAACTTGATTTGTTAAACCATATGATAGAAGTCTAAGAAAGACGGACGCCCATAGTAGCTTTATGTCTCTACTTGCACACTTGAATTTAACAAAAATTTCCGGTGCCATGGTTACGTTAACTTTAGAAATATTGGTAAATCCTTCTGCAATGAGCTTTTTCGAGATGTGAAAAATTAGTAGAGTTTTCTTTCgtgccttttttttcggtGCGTCAACTTTAATATATAGTTATAATTGCTCTATAATGCTAGGCAAAAATAAACGAGAAGGAAGGTGAGTTTTAGTTCATTGACTAAAAATGAGCAAAAAAAGTCAGgagtttttgttttgaagGGCACTTCAACTCTCGAACTATGGATTTACAGTTTCTTCCTCGTCTTTTTAAGTAAagtattttcaaatgaccaaaatgtaaataaatttgaaaagggcCCTTCTTTacgaaaaaaagatcaaaaaaatgttcaCAAACTATTTCACGAAATCAAGACAAACATATAAAGGAGAAATACAGTGGAGATTAGATAGTAATGTTCGTAATACCTGTTACAAAGTACTTTCTATTGTTATAAAACATTTACATATTGTGTAAACCAATAATATCACTCAAAAGGAAAGTAAATCGATTTCTTTGGATGATGTATGGTTATTATTGGTATTCTGTTCTTGTTGAACAGCTCCACCATGCATTTCACCAaattcgtcatcatcatcttgaTCTGTACTTAGTGCAGTTGTGCTATTAGATACAGGATTAGAGGCAGCGGCTTTCGCTTGGGATGCTTTAGGAGCACTAGGTGCTTCTGCAGATGCCTTTGCAGTTGAAAAGAGAGAGCTAAAAGGATCTACTTTTTTAGGTTCCGCAATAGCTGGGGTAATCTTGCCTTGGTCGGTAGTGGAGCTGTTATAAAAAGGCATTGAACTCGTGGTGGCGGGCATACCCTCAATTGGGCTCGTGTTTAGCAAGTTAAACGAATTAGCAGGGTTGGTAACAGGGACGGCGCTTTGAAATTCTGAAAActcgtcatcatcgtcctcttcttcgtccgccttcttttcatcttcttgtATGAGTTCTTTAGATGGTTTTGAAGACTCActagaaaaaaagtcaacAAAGTCCTCTGgttcttgttttccttGCCCAGGAGTAGATGTGGCTCTCGAGGCATTATCGTTATATCCATTTTGACTAAAAGAACCATCTTCGTTATCTTCATTGTCACTATCGAAATCAGCACTCACGCTAATGCCGTGCACTTTCGTTGACGTGAAACCTGCCTTCGAATTCAAACTGCCATCAGCAGAGGCAGATCCTCCAGCAACGCCCTTGTACTTCTTTGCCGTTTCTCttgccttttttctttctgcGCGTATCTTATTATCGTCGCTCAATAATTCAATCAAAGCTTTGACCCTAGTTCTGACATTAATTCCTTGATCTCTTCCCTGGGAATCAATATAGTGAAAAGTTTCTAAAATCCTAATTAAGTTAATGCTATTCCTTGTATCATCGATAAACCTTTCAGAACCGTGTTTGATAAGGTAATCGAGCAATTGCAAGGCTTTATAAATTTGCCTCCACTCACTACCTGCCTTTTCAGTGAACCTTCTGAATATCATGgacaaaatttcttctctttcccTGAAATTGTAAGTTCCTTGAGAAATCTGGTCCATTAAAGTGGATGAGGCACCCCAAGGCTCGTTGTTTGTCGCTTCACGAACTTTCCCCTCCATCTCAGTATAATTGAAAACAACATTTTGAGCTTTACGAAAATATTTCTTGGCGTCATATAATGACATGTTGGCTAATGTATCCTCTAAACTCATTCTTCCTAACACTAATTAACGATGTGATCTCCTATCGACGTCCCTACACCTTCCTGAATTGGTAATTTTTGCTTTCCTCAAATAACTGTATCTACAAATCATTTCATGATTCTTCTAGTCCCCTTTTACTTTTCCTAATCACCTCGCACAACGTACGGTGTGACATGTATAAGAAATTGAAGCCATGTTTATAGAGTATATACAAAAAAGCCTCTCATGGTTATTATTCAAAGTCACTCTACGTAtgcaaataaaataaatgtatataCTGAGGTGAGG
Coding sequences:
- the IBA57 gene encoding Iba57p (Protein involved in incorporating iron-sulfur clusters into proteins; mitochondrial matrix protein; involved in the incorporation of iron-sulfur clusters into mitochondrial aconitase-type proteins; activates the radical-SAM family members Bio2p and Lip5p; interacts with Ccr4p in the two-hybrid system) → MFISRRCRIKGFTLKNLLWFRSSSTRFVSTESPDASAITKPDGIFNYSLLENRTYIRIRGPDTVKFLNGLVTSKLLPHFIKKNLTTVEENEVPTEEGTTKVDPIIPVPEFDARLGNWGLYNEKGIQGPYISRFGLYSAFLNGKGKLITDTIIYPTPVTVSEQISNYPEYLLELHGNVVDKILHVLQTHKLANKIKFEKIDHSSLKTWDVEVQFPNLPKDIENPWFDNLLDPMALPKNSIDANNFAVNVLNSLFNSDPRILGIYVERRTESMSRHYSTFPQSFRVVTSEQVDDLSKLFNFNVFDFPFQVNKKASVQVREIRFQKGLIDSTEDYISETLLPLELNFDFFPNTISTNKGCYVGQELTARTYATGILRKRLVPVKLDNYQLLDTDPERKYAEFHIDNVVEKSLAENEPTLNPFTNKPPERTKRKQRPAGLLISNEGLYGVALLRTEHFSAAFSSDEPVEFYITTTKGENIKITPQKPFWFSDWKNNNGPHK
- the RPS5 gene encoding 40S ribosomal protein uS7 RPS5 (Protein component of the small (40S) ribosomal subunit; least basic of non-acidic ribosomal proteins; phosphorylated in vivo; essential for viability; homologous to mammalian ribosomal protein S5 and bacterial S7) is translated as MSDTEAPVEVQEDFEVVEEFTPVVLATPIPEEVQQAQTEIKLFNKWSFEEVEVKDASLVDYVQVRQPIFVAHTAGRYANKRFRKAQCPIIERLTNSLMMNGRNNGKKLKAVRIIKHTLDIINVLTDQNPIQVVVDAITNTGPREDTTRVGGGGAARRQAVDVSPLRRVNQAIALLTIGAREAAFRNIKTIAETLAEELINAAKGSSTSYAIKKKDELERVAKSNR
- a CDS encoding uncharacterized protein (hypothetical protein; expression induced under calcium shortage) codes for the protein MAPEIFVKFKCASRDIKLLWASVFLRLLSYGLTNQVLTLFLNAINMTEDKIGLFMSLTLAGDVICSYILTWYADSWGRRRVLVYGCAMMLLSGLVFSFSENFTLLLVFAIFGVISPSSDEVGPFKSIEEAMIAHLSPHNARPEIYAIHALVGTIGSALGAIICGIFVDLLKRTGLAATDLQCYKLVFLLYAFFAFCKMVIMLLLSDATELDGHYEHTDCNEETAEPLDVNDETAPLMRQATHPEERSNKLSKETVSVLMKLLVIFMVDSLGSGFMTSGWMVYYYSKQFLMGSLALGTLFFITQLVMASSTIPSSIIARCFGPVRATLLVQIPSGIFSILIPMAKNYLPLSILFLNLHFATTAMDVTPRQILLTNIIKPRDLTKVMGVVNIGKTFARCVGPIFTGILANNNYLWLCYIISGSLVITADLILACMFLGVDAKIKKQMNRH
- the ENT3 gene encoding Ent3p (Protein containing an N-terminal epsin-like domain; involved in clathrin recruitment and traffic between the Golgi and endosomes; associates with the clathrin adaptor Gga2p) codes for the protein MSLEDTLANMSLYDAKKYFRKAQNVVFNYTEMEGKVREATNNEPWGASSTLMDQISQGTYNFREREEILSMIFRRFTEKAGSEWRQIYKALQLLDYLIKHGSERFIDDTRNSINLIRILETFHYIDSQGRDQGINVRTRVKALIELLSDDNKIRAERKKARETAKKYKGVAGGSASADGSLNSKAGFTSTKVHGISVSADFDSDNEDNEDGSFSQNGYNDNASRATSTPGQGKQEPEDFVDFFSSESSKPSKELIQEDEKKADEEEDDDDEFSEFQSAVPVTNPANSFNLLNTSPIEGMPATTSSMPFYNSSTTDQGKITPAIAEPKKVDPFSSLFSTAKASAEAPSAPKASQAKAAASNPVSNSTTALSTDQDDDDEFGEMHGGAVQQEQNTNNNHTSSKEIDLLSF